Proteins from a single region of Palaemon carinicauda isolate YSFRI2023 chromosome 1, ASM3689809v2, whole genome shotgun sequence:
- the LOC137657671 gene encoding gastrula zinc finger protein XlCGF57.1-like, whose protein sequence is MLALHQVKETTKILGVHPVEDTTKMLALHPIEEFVCTECGKIYTKKGNFNRHMATHVGVEVFRCTECKKVFTESEELDLHIRTHAGEKPFICTDCGIGFNQQQHLIRHRRIHTGDKPFACDICEKRFTRKVHLIAHFRTHTGEKPFTCTECHKNFVRKENLKLHMKIHTGDNLLHCIECNKGFNQKIHLMEHMRVHSKEKPFICQECGKGFRWKGNLEVHLKGHTGEKPFSCTECGKVFCQKCDLKVHMRTHTGDKPYACIECGKFFSRKGNLNVHKRIHAGVKPYSCKECGRKFTQKGDVKVHMRKHTGEKPFMCELCGKSYSKRNILRMHMKKHKGQEMCFVKDSIVTEGPENNFEMIFKEEDEPFLPKTSEDESFENDPLSQEMGAIPKQKTESQSDSEVTLSENGSVYVKCEDVTSFTYERDIKPKVPELLEGNCSDSII, encoded by the coding sequence ATGTTGGCATTACATCAAGTGAAAGAGACCACTAAAATACTGGGAGTACATCCAGTAGAAGATACTACAAAGATGCTGGCATTACATCCAATAGAGGAATTTGTGTGCACTGAATGTGGaaagatatatacaaaaaaaggtaattttaatagACATATGGCAACCCACGTTGGAGTGGAAGTGTTTCGTTGTACAGAATGTAAGAAGGTATTTACAGAGAGTGAAGAACTTGATTTGCATATTAGAACTCACGCTGGAGAAAAACCATTCATTTGTACTGATTGTGGCATTGGGTTTAATCAGCAGCAGCATCTCATTAGGCATAGGCGAATTCATACTGGAGACAAACCATTTGCTTGTGACATTTGCGAGAAAAGATTTACTCGAAAAGTGCATCTTATAGCACATTTCAGAACTCATACTGGTGAAAAACCTTTCACATGTACAGAATGTCATAAAAACTTTGTTCGAAAAGAGAATTTGAAGTTGCATATGAAAATACATACAGGGGATAATTTGCTTCATTGCATAGAATGTAATAAAGGCTTTAACCAAAAAATTCATCTTATGGAACATATGAGGGTTCATTCAAAAGAAAAACCATTTATATGTCAGGAGTGTGGAAAAGGATTTCGATGGAAAGGAAATCTTGAGGTGCATTTGAAAGGCCACACAGGTGAAAAGCCCTTCTCTTGTACAGAGTGTGGGAAGGTTTTTTGCCAAAAATGTGATCTTAAAGTGCACATGAGGACTCATACTGGAGACAAGCCATATGCGTGCATTGAATGTGGAAAATTCTTTAGTCGAAAAGGAAATCTTAATGTGCACAAGAGAATTCATGCCGGTGTGAAACCCTACTCTTGTAAAGAATGTGGAAGAAAATTTACTCAAAAGGGTGATGTGAAAGTGCATATGAGAAAGCACACAGGCGAAAAACCGTTTATGTGCGAGTTGTGTGGGAAATCTTATAGTAAGAGAAATATTCTTCGGATGCATATGAAAAAGCACAAAGGGCAGGAAATGTGTTTCGTTAAAGACTCCATTGTAACTGAAGGGCCTGAGAACAATTTTGAAATGATTTTTAAAGAGGAAGACGAGCCATTTCTTCCTAAAACAAGTGAAGACGAGTCTTTTGAGAATGACCCTTTAAGTCAAGAGATGGGAGCCATTCCTAAACAGAAGACTGAATCTCAGAGTGACAGTGAAGTTACTTTATCTGAAAATGGTTCTGTTTATGTTAAATGTGAAGATGTGACATCATTTACATACGAAAGAGACATAAAGCCAAAAGTTCCAGAGTTATTGGAGGGAAATTGTTCAGATTCAATAATTTGA